A single window of Granulicella sibirica DNA harbors:
- the flgK gene encoding flagellar hook-associated protein FlgK, with protein sequence MSSLNASLSIATQSLLAQEDNLAVTNNNIANVNTVGYSRESVSLSEASPTDEDGVSIGNGVTINGITSVQDELLTLRIQQQTSTQSSADAQVNALTQIQTLFPSTGTSLSSSFSSFFTSLSALSSNPTSTANRQTVLSSAQTLVNQFNSISAGLSSPASSLNTSVKTDVAQINKLASQAASLNQQLVQAQASGQDSGTVTDQLNAVELQLSGLTNLTVTHTSDGDSLSIGSGTPIVLGSKSYALSTTNNSSGDLQVLDSGGANITSTISGGDLGGTIQVRDTDLPSLSSSLDTLANQFATAFNAAQAGGYNQNGTAGTALFSGITSTVAGSAASIKLATTDPTAIAASSDTATGGNGNVANLTALQNTVLPSGQSATTTASNLIYQIGNLTSTATAESTATKLSLTSLNNEQSSVSGVSIDEESANLIRYQQAYEAAAKVVTTIASLFDTTINMISGS encoded by the coding sequence ATGTCCAGTCTCAATGCATCCCTGTCGATCGCTACCCAGTCTCTGCTTGCCCAGGAAGATAACCTGGCAGTTACGAATAACAACATTGCCAACGTGAATACGGTTGGCTATTCCCGTGAAAGCGTTAGCCTGTCCGAGGCAAGCCCGACCGACGAAGACGGCGTCAGCATCGGGAATGGCGTCACGATTAACGGAATCACGTCCGTGCAGGACGAGCTTCTGACGCTGAGGATTCAGCAGCAGACCTCGACGCAGAGCAGCGCGGACGCGCAAGTCAATGCACTGACGCAGATTCAGACACTTTTTCCGAGCACAGGCACGAGCCTCTCGAGCAGCTTCTCGAGTTTTTTCACGAGCCTCTCGGCGCTATCGTCAAATCCCACGAGCACCGCGAATCGTCAGACTGTTCTATCGAGTGCGCAGACACTGGTCAACCAGTTCAACTCGATTTCAGCCGGACTGAGCAGCCCCGCGAGCAGCCTGAATACGAGCGTGAAGACAGACGTTGCGCAGATCAACAAGCTTGCCTCGCAGGCTGCGTCGCTCAACCAGCAGCTCGTGCAGGCGCAGGCCTCGGGACAAGATTCGGGAACGGTTACTGACCAACTGAACGCGGTTGAGCTGCAACTCTCGGGCCTGACGAACCTTACGGTGACTCATACTTCGGACGGCGACTCACTGAGCATTGGCAGCGGAACTCCGATCGTTCTTGGCAGCAAGAGCTACGCGCTCTCGACAACCAATAATTCATCCGGCGATCTCCAGGTGCTCGACTCCGGCGGCGCGAACATTACGTCGACTATCTCAGGCGGAGACCTCGGCGGCACGATTCAGGTTCGCGATACGGATCTTCCGAGTCTTTCGAGCTCGCTGGACACGCTCGCCAACCAATTTGCGACTGCGTTCAACGCCGCTCAGGCCGGAGGCTACAACCAGAACGGAACGGCCGGGACTGCGCTCTTCAGCGGAATCACTTCGACGGTCGCTGGATCGGCGGCTTCGATCAAGCTTGCCACGACCGATCCGACCGCGATCGCGGCCAGCTCGGATACGGCGACGGGCGGAAACGGTAATGTCGCAAACCTCACGGCGTTACAGAACACCGTGCTTCCTTCCGGTCAGAGTGCGACCACAACCGCGTCCAACCTGATCTACCAGATCGGAAACCTTACCTCGACGGCGACAGCCGAGTCGACCGCCACCAAGCTTAGCCTGACCAGCTTGAACAATGAGCAGAGCTCTGTTTCGGGTGTATCGATCGACGAAGAGTCGGCGAACCTGATTCGTTATCAGCAAGCCTACGAAGCGGCGGCCAAAGTCGTCACGACAATTGCGAGTTTGTTCGACACAACCATCAACATGATCAGCGGATCCTGA
- a CDS encoding flagellar biosynthesis anti-sigma factor FlgM codes for MRIDLFGSATTTEAVQQTSKIGTEKAANTKNQLNQATEDKTTLSSGYSVSSLTQAALQTSPTRAQRVEDLKQEVKSAQYKLDSDKIAEALSSSDI; via the coding sequence GTGAGAATAGATCTTTTCGGATCAGCGACGACCACAGAAGCAGTGCAGCAGACCAGCAAGATTGGTACGGAAAAGGCAGCAAACACGAAGAACCAGTTGAATCAGGCCACCGAAGACAAGACGACGCTGTCGTCCGGCTATTCGGTATCGTCCCTCACCCAGGCAGCTCTGCAGACCTCTCCAACCCGCGCTCAGAGGGTTGAGGACTTGAAGCAGGAAGTGAAATCTGCCCAATACAAGCTCGATTCTGACAAGATCGCCGAAGCACTCTCAAGCTCCGATATCTAG
- a CDS encoding rod-binding protein — translation MAFDTGLSTQASQTGMLDAQADKLLKQTRSAATGDASSSKEDAKIAKAGTDFESILLGSWLQQAESTFATVPGGDGEEDSDSGKDQFQGIAMQALAGSMTKSGGIGIAKMITQHLHSAADSEKSRAGKSAEPQMVLRGAEVAKKSS, via the coding sequence ATGGCATTTGATACGGGTTTGAGCACGCAGGCGAGTCAGACGGGAATGCTGGACGCGCAGGCGGACAAGCTTCTCAAGCAGACACGATCGGCAGCAACGGGAGACGCTTCGAGCTCCAAGGAGGATGCGAAGATCGCCAAGGCTGGAACCGACTTCGAGTCGATTCTCCTTGGAAGCTGGCTCCAGCAGGCGGAGAGCACCTTCGCCACGGTCCCTGGCGGAGACGGAGAAGAGGACAGCGACTCCGGCAAGGATCAGTTCCAAGGCATTGCGATGCAGGCACTTGCGGGTTCCATGACGAAATCGGGCGGGATCGGGATCGCCAAAATGATCACACAGCATCTCCACTCAGCAGCAGATTCTGAGAAATCGCGTGCCGGGAAATCGGCTGAACCTCAGATGGTTCTGCGTGGCGCAGAAGTAGCGAAAAAAAGTTCGTGA